A single region of the Nocardioides sp. W7 genome encodes:
- the tsaD gene encoding tRNA (adenosine(37)-N6)-threonylcarbamoyltransferase complex transferase subunit TsaD — MRDEPLVLGIETSCDETGVGIVRGHTLLADAVASSVEEHARFGGVVPEVASRAHLEAMVPTIERACETAGIQLRDVDAIAVTSGPGLAGALLVGVAAAKALALGLGKPIYGVNHLASHVAVDQLEHGPLPEPCLAMLVSGGHSSLLRVEDVTSGVQPLGATIDDAAGEAFDKVARLLGLPFPGGPHIDRVAREGSSVYVDFPRGLSSRRDLERHRFDFSFSGLKTAVARWVEARERSGEPVPVADVAASFQEAVCDVLVRKALDAATSEGIEDLLIGGGVAANSRLRALAEERASKLGIRVRVPRPGLCTDNGAMVAALGSEMVARGHTPSALDLPADSSLPVTDVLV, encoded by the coding sequence GTGAGAGACGAGCCCCTGGTCCTCGGCATCGAGACCTCCTGTGACGAGACGGGCGTCGGCATCGTCCGCGGCCACACCCTGCTGGCCGACGCGGTCGCGAGCAGCGTCGAGGAGCACGCCCGCTTCGGCGGCGTCGTACCCGAGGTCGCCAGCCGGGCCCACCTGGAGGCGATGGTCCCCACCATCGAGCGGGCCTGCGAGACGGCCGGGATCCAGCTCCGCGACGTCGACGCGATCGCCGTGACCAGTGGTCCCGGGCTGGCCGGCGCACTGCTGGTCGGTGTTGCGGCGGCCAAGGCGCTGGCGCTGGGGCTAGGCAAGCCGATCTACGGCGTCAACCACCTGGCCTCCCACGTCGCGGTCGACCAGCTCGAGCACGGCCCGCTGCCCGAGCCGTGCCTGGCGATGCTGGTCAGCGGCGGCCACTCCAGCCTGCTGCGCGTCGAGGACGTCACCAGTGGCGTACAGCCCCTCGGCGCCACCATCGACGACGCCGCCGGGGAGGCCTTCGACAAGGTCGCCCGGCTGCTCGGGCTGCCGTTCCCCGGCGGCCCGCACATCGACCGGGTCGCCCGCGAGGGCAGCAGCGTGTACGTCGACTTCCCGCGCGGGCTCTCGTCGCGCCGGGACCTGGAGCGGCACCGGTTCGACTTCTCGTTCTCCGGGCTGAAGACGGCCGTCGCGCGCTGGGTCGAGGCGCGCGAGCGGTCCGGCGAGCCGGTGCCGGTCGCCGACGTCGCCGCGTCCTTCCAGGAGGCGGTCTGCGACGTACTGGTCCGCAAGGCGCTCGACGCCGCGACGTCGGAGGGCATCGAGGACCTGCTCATCGGCGGCGGGGTCGCCGCCAACTCCCGGCTCCGCGCGCTCGCCGAGGAGCGGGCCTCGAAGCTGGGCATCCGGGTGCGGGTGCCCCGGCCGGGGCTGTGCACCGACAACGGGGCCATGGTGGCCGCGCTCGGGTCGGAGATGGTCGCGCGCGGTCATACGCCGTCCGCCCTCGACCTGCCCGCCGACTCCAGCCTGCCGGTCACCGACGTCCTGGTCTAG
- a CDS encoding DUF2000 domain-containing protein, which translates to MRFETKIAVLLRDDLAGWQRLNATAFLASGVAAQWPQLVGEPYADADGTSYLGMLGQPVLILEGDAELLRAAHERALRRELTVGVFTADLFRTGNDDDNRAAVAAVARDQLDLVGLAVHGPKNAVDKVLKGARMHP; encoded by the coding sequence ATGAGGTTCGAGACCAAGATCGCCGTCCTGCTCCGCGACGACCTGGCCGGCTGGCAGCGGCTCAACGCGACCGCCTTCCTCGCCAGCGGGGTGGCGGCACAGTGGCCCCAGCTGGTCGGCGAGCCGTACGCCGACGCCGACGGGACGTCGTACCTCGGGATGCTGGGGCAGCCGGTGCTGATCCTCGAGGGCGACGCGGAGCTGCTGCGGGCGGCCCACGAGCGGGCGCTGCGCCGCGAGCTGACCGTCGGCGTCTTCACCGCCGACCTGTTCCGCACCGGCAACGACGACGACAACCGGGCTGCGGTCGCGGCGGTCGCCCGCGATCAGCTGGACCTGGTCGGCCTGGCCGTGCACGGGCCGAAGAACGCCGTCGACAAGGTCCTGAAGGGCGCCCGGATGCACCCGTGA
- a CDS encoding AraC family transcriptional regulator: protein MSPTPTVKAWRPPVAGVVEVLHAHFPDHAYPRHTHDTWTLLVVDDGTVAFDLDRQHLATVRRQVTLLPPHVAHDGRAATTQGFRKRVIYLEEHVLGADRIGAAVDHPGWADPGLAGDVDRLHAALVHRGDAFEAESRLALVAERLRGNLSGAPVEDVRRDRPLARTVRDLLDARVVEGLTLADAAAASYASPTHVVRAFTREFGLPPHRYLTGRRLDLARRLLLAGERPADVAAVVGFHDQAHLNRHFRRLLGVTPGAFARSGTMAG from the coding sequence ATGTCGCCGACGCCGACCGTGAAGGCCTGGCGGCCGCCGGTCGCGGGGGTCGTCGAGGTGCTGCACGCGCACTTCCCCGACCACGCCTACCCGCGCCACACCCACGACACCTGGACCCTGCTCGTGGTCGATGACGGCACCGTCGCCTTCGACCTGGACCGGCAGCACCTCGCCACGGTCCGCAGGCAGGTGACCCTGCTCCCGCCGCACGTCGCGCACGACGGCCGGGCGGCCACCACGCAGGGCTTCCGCAAGCGGGTGATCTACCTGGAGGAGCACGTCCTCGGCGCCGACCGGATCGGTGCCGCGGTCGACCACCCGGGCTGGGCCGACCCGGGTCTCGCGGGGGACGTCGACAGGCTGCACGCCGCCCTGGTGCACCGGGGTGACGCGTTCGAGGCCGAGTCGCGGCTCGCGCTGGTCGCCGAGCGGCTCCGCGGGAACCTCTCCGGCGCGCCGGTCGAGGACGTCCGCCGGGACCGGCCGCTCGCGCGCACGGTCCGTGACCTGCTCGACGCCCGGGTGGTGGAGGGCCTGACGCTCGCCGACGCCGCGGCGGCGTCGTACGCCTCCCCGACGCACGTGGTGCGCGCGTTCACCCGGGAGTTCGGGCTGCCGCCGCACCGCTACCTGACCGGCCGCCGCCTGGACCTCGCGCGGCGGCTGCTGCTGGCGGGGGAGCGGCCGGCGGACGTCGCGGCCGTCGTCGGGTTCCACGACCAGGCGCACCTGAACCGGCACTTCCGGCGGCTGCTGGGGGTCACGCCCGGTGCGTTCGCGCGGTCGGGCACGATGGCGGGGTGA
- the rimI gene encoding ribosomal protein S18-alanine N-acetyltransferase: MIRPATLDDVEDVAALEQENLGADAWSPHLVGEGIAGNLPTVFYLVAEVDGTVVGHTVVSAVADIAELQRIAVTPAHRRSGLASQLLDEGCRLARESGADRLLLEVREDNPGALRFYAARDFVEVDRRPRYYRDGTTAIVLRRALVSGCG, encoded by the coding sequence GTGATCCGTCCGGCGACGCTCGACGACGTCGAGGACGTCGCCGCGCTGGAGCAGGAGAACCTCGGCGCCGACGCCTGGTCGCCCCACCTCGTCGGCGAGGGCATCGCGGGCAACCTGCCCACCGTGTTCTACCTGGTCGCCGAGGTCGACGGCACGGTCGTCGGGCATACGGTCGTCAGTGCCGTCGCCGACATCGCCGAGCTGCAGCGGATCGCCGTCACCCCGGCGCACCGTCGCAGCGGGCTCGCGTCCCAGCTGCTCGACGAGGGCTGCCGACTGGCCCGGGAGAGCGGTGCCGACCGGCTGCTGCTGGAGGTCCGCGAGGACAACCCGGGTGCGCTGCGGTTCTACGCCGCCCGCGACTTCGTCGAGGTCGACCGGCGCCCGCGCTACTACCGGGACGGCACCACCGCGATCGTGCTGCGCCGCGCGCTGGTCAGCGGCTGCGGTTGA
- the tsaB gene encoding tRNA (adenosine(37)-N6)-threonylcarbamoyltransferase complex dimerization subunit type 1 TsaB encodes MLLAFDTATPLVTVALHDGSDVLVELSSERPMKHGEQLAPLISDALERAGIVRQDLTAVAVGIGPGPFTGLRVGLVTARTLAFVLEIPVYGVCSLDVLAVEAASALDTAFVVATDARRKEVYLASYDASGARLDGPVVEKPAAVATDLPVVGEGGTLYPDAFPHATGPTRPSAGWLARAVAEELAEIVDPDPLYLRRPDAELPKPPKKVS; translated from the coding sequence GTGCTCCTCGCCTTCGACACCGCCACGCCGCTCGTGACCGTCGCCCTCCACGACGGGTCCGACGTGCTCGTCGAGCTGTCCTCGGAGCGGCCGATGAAGCACGGCGAGCAGCTGGCGCCCCTCATCTCGGACGCCTTGGAGCGGGCCGGGATCGTCCGCCAGGACCTGACCGCCGTCGCCGTCGGCATCGGGCCGGGGCCCTTCACCGGCCTGCGGGTCGGGCTGGTCACGGCACGCACGCTGGCCTTCGTCCTGGAGATCCCGGTGTACGGCGTCTGCTCGCTCGACGTCCTCGCGGTCGAGGCGGCCTCGGCGCTGGACACCGCGTTCGTGGTCGCCACCGATGCGCGTCGCAAGGAGGTCTACCTGGCGTCGTACGACGCTTCGGGGGCCCGCCTGGACGGCCCGGTCGTCGAGAAGCCGGCCGCGGTCGCCACCGACCTGCCGGTCGTGGGGGAGGGCGGGACGCTCTACCCCGACGCGTTCCCGCACGCCACCGGACCGACCCGGCCGAGTGCCGGCTGGCTGGCCCGGGCCGTCGCCGAGGAGCTGGCCGAGATCGTCGACCCCGACCCGCTCTACCTGCGCCGGCCGGACGCCGAGCTGCCGAAGCCGCCGAAGAAGGTGTCGTGA